The following coding sequences are from one Streptomyces sp. V3I7 window:
- a CDS encoding DUF4231 domain-containing protein has translation MSGTDDSQSLEAHPAVSRPVVAAQDYVEGRLTQYQKWYDKKAVKTKAMHLRMRTISVVGGALVPVLVNLDLSFAKLTATVLSLIVVGSVSLESVYRYREQWKNYRSTEQLLGHERIYFETKVGPYSGLSESEAFTTLVARVESAIANENSATLNVMTLGGQVSADVQTPPGIPGARRELQ, from the coding sequence ATGTCGGGAACGGATGACAGTCAGTCACTCGAAGCTCACCCTGCTGTCTCGCGGCCGGTGGTCGCGGCGCAGGACTACGTGGAGGGAAGGCTGACTCAGTACCAGAAGTGGTACGACAAGAAGGCCGTCAAGACGAAGGCGATGCATCTCCGGATGAGGACGATTTCCGTTGTCGGCGGAGCCTTGGTCCCCGTGTTAGTCAACCTCGACCTGTCATTCGCAAAACTTACGGCCACAGTTCTGAGCTTGATCGTTGTCGGCTCAGTCTCCTTGGAGAGCGTGTACCGCTACCGCGAACAGTGGAAGAACTACAGGTCGACCGAACAGCTACTTGGGCATGAACGGATCTACTTCGAAACCAAGGTGGGGCCCTACTCAGGGCTCTCGGAGAGCGAAGCCTTCACGACCTTGGTCGCCCGGGTAGAGAGCGCGATCGCCAACGAGAACTCTGCGACCCTCAACGTGATGACCTTGGGCGGCCAGGTAAGCGCTGACGTTCAAACGCCCCCCGGCATCCCAGGTGCCCGGCGAGAGCTTCAGTAG